In one Streptobacillus felis genomic region, the following are encoded:
- a CDS encoding M20 metallopeptidase family protein, which yields MNDFIINKVEEIFDEIVSHRRYLHINPELSEYEYNTSNYIINFLEKHNIEYKKVANTGIYAYIKNGLGKTLAFRADIDALPILEESDVDFKSVNNGVMHACGHDVHTSVQLGVAKILSENKDKWSGNVKFFFQPAEETVGGAKRMLEDGVNDDFKSDAIFAFHVAPEIEVGKVGIKYGKLHATSSTFLITINGMSSHAALAYLGIDTIVIGSKVIEYLQSIVSRRIDARECAVITVGTFNAGTAQNIVADKSVLTGTIRTLTLELKEWIVNEIKNMLPKFVESMGAKVDIEFKDSYIPVINNDEKTKFLEKNIKNILGSENCVLIEKSRMDAEDVGYFLSEIEGSFYRLGIRNEKNGAIYDLHHPKFKVDENAIKIGMMIQLKNALEYLNEG from the coding sequence AAGGTTGAAGAAATTTTTGATGAAATAGTTTCACATAGAAGATATTTACATATAAATCCTGAATTAAGTGAATATGAATATAATACTTCTAATTATATTATTAATTTTTTAGAAAAACATAATATCGAGTATAAGAAAGTTGCAAATACAGGAATATATGCATATATAAAAAATGGTTTAGGTAAAACTTTAGCTTTTAGAGCAGATATAGATGCATTACCAATTTTAGAAGAAAGTGATGTTGATTTTAAATCTGTTAATAATGGTGTTATGCATGCTTGTGGACATGATGTGCATACAAGTGTTCAATTAGGAGTAGCAAAAATTTTGTCAGAAAATAAAGATAAATGGTCTGGTAACGTAAAATTTTTCTTTCAACCAGCAGAAGAAACTGTAGGTGGAGCAAAAAGAATGTTAGAAGATGGAGTAAATGATGATTTTAAATCTGATGCAATATTCGCATTTCATGTTGCTCCTGAGATTGAAGTTGGTAAAGTAGGGATAAAATATGGGAAGTTACATGCCACATCATCAACTTTTCTAATTACAATAAATGGTATGTCTTCGCATGCTGCTTTAGCTTATTTAGGAATAGATACTATAGTTATAGGATCTAAAGTAATAGAATATTTACAATCAATTGTAAGTAGAAGAATAGATGCAAGGGAATGTGCAGTAATAACTGTAGGGACTTTTAATGCAGGTACTGCGCAAAATATAGTAGCAGATAAATCTGTATTAACAGGTACTATAAGAACTTTAACTTTAGAGTTAAAAGAGTGGATAGTAAATGAAATAAAAAATATGTTACCAAAATTTGTTGAGAGCATGGGTGCTAAAGTTGACATAGAATTTAAAGATAGCTATATTCCAGTTATTAATAATGATGAAAAAACAAAGTTTTTAGAAAAAAATATCAAAAATATTTTAGGTTCAGAAAATTGTGTATTAATTGAAAAATCAAGAATGGATGCTGAAGATGTTGGATACTTTTTAAGTGAAATTGAAGGATCTTTCTATAGATTGGGAATTAGAAATGAAAAAAATGGAGCAATATATGATTTACATCATCCAAAATTTAAAGTTGATGAAAATGCTATAAAAATAGGTATGATGATACAATTAAAAAATGCATTGGAGTATTTAAATGAAGGTTAA
- the rlmD gene encoding 23S rRNA (uracil(1939)-C(5))-methyltransferase RlmD produces MKVNDILNVKIEKLVFGGEGISKHGEMVIFVPMSVPGDELSIKIISVKKTYARGLIQNILKPSKDRISTEKITFEDYSGCDFAMINYDSQIKYKSQILKDVMKRIAKLDIDEEIYIEKSSDIFNYRNKVAEPFVKINGEIKTGFFKKKTHEIFTSDKVNLRSKVSTNILEKLLKKLNNYKGTKHEFKVFNDVTNTGFLKTCVIRNNEAGDVMLAIVVNTRSTFKFLKKTLLEFYEENKEIKSIYISVKNKIDNVIFGEDNINIAGKPYLFENIFGINFKIYPNSFFQINKKQTIKLYQEALNFLGDYNNKNVIDAFSGTGTIAMIMAQKAKKVIGLELVPESVKSGITTSKENKINNVEFIVGKVEDTISKVLEKNKIDYIVFDPPRKGIEKIVLDKVNENNIKRVVYISCDPTTLARDIAILKEYNYNLKFIKGFDMFPQTHHIETLVLMEKE; encoded by the coding sequence ATGAAGGTTAACGACATATTAAATGTTAAGATAGAAAAATTAGTTTTTGGTGGAGAAGGTATTTCAAAACATGGAGAAATGGTAATTTTTGTACCTATGTCAGTACCTGGTGATGAATTAAGTATAAAAATAATATCGGTTAAGAAAACATATGCTAGAGGTTTAATACAAAATATATTAAAACCTTCTAAAGATAGAATTTCTACTGAAAAAATTACTTTTGAGGATTATTCAGGATGTGATTTTGCTATGATTAATTATGATTCTCAAATTAAATATAAATCACAGATATTAAAAGATGTAATGAAAAGAATTGCTAAATTAGATATAGATGAAGAAATTTATATTGAAAAATCTTCTGACATTTTTAATTATAGAAATAAGGTTGCAGAACCATTTGTAAAAATAAATGGAGAGATTAAAACAGGTTTTTTTAAAAAGAAAACACATGAAATATTTACAAGTGATAAAGTAAATCTAAGATCAAAGGTTTCAACAAATATTTTAGAAAAACTTCTAAAAAAGTTAAATAATTACAAAGGCACAAAACATGAATTTAAAGTTTTTAATGACGTTACTAATACTGGATTTTTAAAAACTTGTGTAATTAGAAATAATGAAGCTGGAGATGTAATGTTAGCTATAGTTGTAAATACAAGATCTACATTTAAGTTTTTAAAGAAAACTCTTTTAGAATTTTATGAAGAAAATAAAGAAATTAAATCAATTTATATATCAGTTAAAAATAAAATTGATAATGTGATATTTGGAGAAGATAATATAAATATAGCTGGCAAACCGTATTTATTTGAAAATATATTTGGAATTAATTTTAAGATTTATCCTAATTCCTTTTTTCAAATAAATAAAAAACAAACTATAAAATTATATCAAGAAGCTTTGAATTTTTTAGGTGACTATAATAATAAAAATGTAATTGATGCTTTTTCGGGAACTGGAACTATTGCAATGATAATGGCCCAAAAAGCAAAAAAAGTTATAGGACTAGAATTAGTTCCAGAGTCTGTAAAATCGGGGATTACAACTAGTAAAGAAAATAAGATAAATAATGTTGAATTTATAGTTGGTAAAGTAGAAGATACAATTAGTAAAGTTTTAGAAAAAAACAAAATTGACTATATAGTATTTGATCCACCAAGAAAAGGTATCGAAAAAATAGTTTTAGATAAGGTAAATGAAAATAATATTAAAAGAGTAGTATACATTTCATGTGACCCAACTACATTGGCACGTGATATAGCTATACTAAAAGAATATAATTATAATTTAAAATTTATCAAAGGTTTTGATATGTTTCCACAGACACATCATATTGAAACATTGGTATTAATGGAAAAGGAGTAA